In a single window of the Rhinolophus ferrumequinum isolate MPI-CBG mRhiFer1 chromosome 21, mRhiFer1_v1.p, whole genome shotgun sequence genome:
- the KRT12 gene encoding LOW QUALITY PROTEIN: keratin, type I cytoskeletal 12 (The sequence of the model RefSeq protein was modified relative to this genomic sequence to represent the inferred CDS: inserted 6 bases in 6 codons; substituted 2 bases at 2 genomic stop codons), with translation MSLSEQTSGLSRRLSSQSGALGRARGTSASSVGSGYGGSTLGFGGSYEGGFSAAFMFGSSSGLGGGFGSSFAGGLGPAYXGGLGSGFGGLGIGLGGSSGDGSLGVLSGNDGGLLPXSEKETMQNLNDRLASYLDKVRALEEANTELENKIREWYKTXGSGTXRQNDYSKYYPLIEDLKNKIMSASIGNKHPAHLADDNARLAAEDFRMEYKTEQALCMSVETDTNXLHRVLDELTLARADVETQLKSLKEELAYLRKNHEEELQGCRSDCPDQVSVEMDAAPRVDLTGLLSDMRAQYETICQQNRKDXEAWFIKSGELRKEISTNTXQLQSSKSEVTELRQAFQNLEVELQSQLAMRKSLEDSLAQTEGDYCGQLSQGQQLIGSRQEQLFQVLGDTXRQNTDYQRLLNVKARLQREMETYRRLLDREAQGDGLKESSSVTDAKSQVQSLDSSKDPIKPRKIKTIIHKVVNDEMVSSQAQELEQLM, from the exons ATGTCACTTTCAGAGCAGACCTCTGGGCTGTCCAGGCGACTGTCTTCCCAGAGTGGGGCACTGGGCAGAGCCAGGGGCACGTCTGCTTCCAGTGTTGGAAGTGGCTATGGGGGAAGCACACTTGGCTTTGGAGGCAGCTATGAGGGAGGTTTTTCTGCTGCTTTCATGTTTGGTTCTAGTTCTGGCTTAGGTGGTGGCTTTGGAAGTTCTTTTGCGGGAGGACTGGGCCCTGCTT GGGGAGGCCTGGGCAGTGGCTTTGGAGGCCTGGGGATTGGATTGGGGGGAAGCTCAGGAGATGGCTCTCTAGGTGTTCTCTCTGGCAATGATGGAGGCCTTCTTC gatcagaaaaggaaaccatgcAAAATCTTAATGACAGATTGGCTTCCTACCTGGATAAGGTCCGAGCTCTAGAAGAAGCTAATACTGAGCTAGAAAACAAAATTCGAGAATGGTATAAAACATGAGGATCTGGGA GAAGACAGAATGATTACAGTAAATATTATCCATTGATTGAAGACCTCAAGAATAAG ATCATGTCTGCCAGCATTGGAAACAAACACCCAGCTCATCTTGCAGATGACAATGCAAGACTGGCTGCCGAAGACTTCAGAATGGA GTACAAGACGGAGCAGGCCCTGTGCATGAGCGTGGAGACTGACACCA GCCTGCACAGAGTGCTGGACGAGCTGACCCTGGCCAGAGCCGACGTGGAGACGCAGCTCAAGAGCCTGAAGGAAGAGCTGGCCTACCTGAGAAAGAACCACGAGGAG GAGCTCCAAGGCTGCCGATCTGACTGCCCAGACCAGGTCAGTGTAGAAATGGATGCTGCCCCCAGAGTGGACCTCACCGGGCTCCTCAGCGACATGAGGGCGCAGTATGAAACCATCTGTCAGCAGAACCGTAAGG GGGAAGCCTGGTTCATTAAAAG CGGGGAGCTCAGGAAAGAGATCAGCACCAACA GGCAGCTTCAATCCAGCAAAAGCGAGGTCACTGAACTGAGGCAAGCCTTTCAGAACCTGGAGGTGGAGCTCCAGTCTCAGCTCGCCATG AGGAAATCCCTGGAGGACTCCTTGGCCCAAACCGAGGGTGACTACTGCGGCCAGCTGTCCCAGGGGCAGCAGCTCATCGGCAGCCGGCAGGAGCAGCTGTTCCAGGTACTCGGGGACACCTAGCGCCAGAACACAGACTACCAGCGGCTGCTGAACGTCAAGGCCCGCCTGCAGCGGGAGATGGAGACCTACCGCCGACTGCTGGACAGGGAGGCCCAAGG AGATGGTTTGAAGGAAAGTTCATCTGTGACAGACGCTAAATCTCAAGTACAGTCCCTTGATTCCTCCAAAG ACCCTATCAAACCCCGAAAAATCAAGACAATTATCCACAAAGTGGTGAACGATGAGATGGTCTCATCCCAAGCTCAGGAACTCGAACAACTCatgtaa